In a genomic window of Candidatus Zymogenus saltonus:
- a CDS encoding 30S ribosomal protein S20, which translates to MANHKSALKRMRQGEKRRIMNRHVKSTMKGYIKKFLKSIDDKNIDEAKDNLHTAIVSIDKATTKGVIHKRNASRKISRLQRKFNSLGDSAA; encoded by the coding sequence TTGGCTAATCATAAATCCGCCCTCAAGAGGATGCGTCAGGGCGAAAAACGCAGAATCATGAACAGGCATGTAAAAAGCACCATGAAGGGTTACATAAAGAAATTTCTAAAGTCGATCGATGATAAAAACATTGACGAGGCAAAGGACAATCTGCACACCGCAATAGTCTCGATCGACAAGGCCACCACAAAGGGCGTCATCCACAAGAGGAACGCTTCGAGGAAGATATCCCGTCTCCAGAGGAAGTTCAACTCCCTCGGGGATTCCGCCGCCTAA
- the holA gene encoding DNA polymerase III subunit delta, which translates to MTKIYNNYREIDKDLKDGRFHPVYFFYGEDEHLIREYEGKLKMAVHGGKVDEGLMHETFYGGETPVLEIINSAMTLPMLAIGGSKKTLVVRNAERFAEKEAQMLVSYADDPNDSTVLFISAGGFGEQKGKTPLRMPPGRLKGLLKSSAVATFEKMREEEVKNWVVRRFRDEGKTADPEVLDTIIDFLGDDLSAASAVVEKLIVFLGDDQRLTFEDVENMIPDLKVHSVFEMSDALSLGDAGGAMKMIEKMLLGGAKAVELLGIIRWHFVRLWSLKVAVDEGDSAQSAARALKIPSFTLGKYVNQVNRISHESFREILKRLFETDRLLKSSSLKDKMVIDKMVLDITSEIR; encoded by the coding sequence ATGACGAAGATCTACAACAATTACAGAGAGATCGATAAAGACCTGAAAGACGGGAGGTTTCACCCCGTCTATTTTTTTTACGGCGAGGACGAGCACCTGATCAGGGAGTACGAGGGCAAACTGAAGATGGCCGTTCACGGCGGGAAGGTGGATGAGGGGCTGATGCACGAGACCTTCTACGGCGGAGAAACCCCGGTGCTGGAGATCATAAACAGCGCAATGACGCTCCCGATGCTGGCGATAGGCGGGTCAAAAAAGACCTTGGTGGTTAGAAACGCCGAGAGGTTTGCTGAAAAAGAGGCCCAAATGCTTGTTTCATACGCCGATGACCCGAACGACTCCACGGTTCTATTTATATCTGCAGGCGGTTTTGGGGAGCAGAAGGGCAAAACGCCGTTGAGGATGCCACCGGGGAGGCTCAAGGGACTTCTGAAGTCGTCCGCCGTTGCTACCTTCGAGAAGATGCGGGAGGAGGAGGTAAAAAATTGGGTCGTCAGGAGGTTCCGCGACGAGGGCAAGACGGCTGACCCGGAAGTCCTCGATACCATTATCGATTTCTTGGGGGACGACCTGTCAGCGGCATCGGCGGTGGTCGAAAAGCTGATTGTCTTTCTCGGGGATGATCAGAGGCTGACGTTTGAAGATGTCGAGAACATGATTCCGGACCTCAAGGTTCACTCCGTCTTTGAGATGTCGGACGCCCTGTCGCTGGGGGATGCGGGAGGCGCGATGAAGATGATCGAAAAGATGCTACTCGGGGGGGCTAAGGCGGTCGAGCTTCTGGGGATAATACGGTGGCACTTCGTCAGGCTCTGGAGCCTGAAGGTTGCGGTGGATGAAGGGGACAGCGCCCAGAGCGCCGCCAGGGCCTTGAAGATACCCTCGTTTACGCTGGGAAAATACGTCAATCAGGTAAACAGGATATCCCACGAGTCGTTCAGGGAGATATTGAAGAGGCTTTTCGAGACGGACAGGCTTTTGAAGAGCAGCTCCCTCAAAGACAAGATGGTTATCGACAAGATGGTTCTCGATATTACCTCGGAAATACGCTGA
- a CDS encoding leucine--tRNA ligase, with product MAEIKKYSPLDIESRWQRYWEENEIFKVEIDDKREKYYILEMFPYPSGRIHMGHVRNYTITDLVARYKMMKGLNVMHPMGWDAFGMPAENAAIESGIHPAKYTYENIDYMKKQLKEMGFSYDWDRELATCAPEYYRWEQWLFIKMFKEGLAYQKKSFVNWCESCQTVLANEQVISGRCWRCDEEVTQKEINGWFFKITEYADDLLEELDNMVDNWPERVITMQRNWIGKSYGAEIKFPLEAKVEGYDEISVFTTRQDTVFGATFMVLAPEHPLTIALSRGTPEEKKVRDFVDKMLITDKIKRSSEDYEKEGVFLGAYCKNPFTGARMPVFAANFALMEYGTGAVMAVPAHDQRDFEFAKKYDLPIIVVITPKDKELKGDEMEEAYVEDGILINSDKFNGAENRKAMEDIIAELDKKGLGKKTVNYRLRDWGISRQRYWGAPIPMVYCKECGVVPVPEENLPVLLPTDVNLKEGGGSPLGDYEDFVKVACPLCGGEARRETDTMDTFVESSWYYARFSSPGYDVGMVDKKRVDYWLPVDQYIGGIEHAILHLLYSRFYSRVMKKFGLVKYKEPFTRLLTQGMVIKDGAKMSKSKGNVVDPADMIKKYGADTTRLFILFASPPEKELEWSDQGVEGSFRFLARLWRIVVDNLDIVEGAKSASKADGADLSDAGRNLQRKMHQTVKKVTEDIESRFHFNTAIASVMELVNEMYVFISKMGEDRKLSDSDTLVFKESVEKAILLLSPAVPHIAEELWEAVGNAPSVVNVSWPVYDEGLAREEEITIVVQINGKVRSRLVVGAGLSEEKVKEKALMDEKVKKYIEDAEIKNMIVIPEKLVSIVVAK from the coding sequence ATGGCAGAGATTAAGAAATACTCCCCCCTCGATATCGAGTCCCGCTGGCAGAGATATTGGGAGGAGAACGAGATCTTCAAGGTAGAGATAGACGATAAGAGGGAGAAGTACTATATCCTCGAGATGTTTCCGTATCCCTCCGGAAGGATCCACATGGGTCACGTGAGGAACTACACCATCACCGACCTTGTAGCCCGCTACAAGATGATGAAGGGACTGAACGTAATGCACCCGATGGGATGGGATGCCTTCGGGATGCCCGCGGAGAACGCCGCCATCGAGAGCGGGATTCATCCTGCAAAGTACACCTACGAAAATATCGACTACATGAAAAAGCAGCTCAAGGAGATGGGATTTTCCTACGACTGGGACAGGGAGCTCGCCACCTGCGCCCCTGAGTATTACCGCTGGGAGCAGTGGCTCTTCATAAAGATGTTTAAGGAGGGGCTCGCATATCAGAAGAAGTCCTTTGTCAACTGGTGCGAGTCGTGCCAGACTGTCCTCGCCAACGAGCAGGTCATCTCCGGCAGGTGCTGGCGTTGCGACGAGGAGGTCACCCAGAAGGAGATAAACGGCTGGTTCTTCAAGATAACCGAGTATGCGGACGATCTCCTTGAAGAGCTCGACAATATGGTCGACAATTGGCCCGAGCGCGTAATCACCATGCAGAGGAACTGGATAGGAAAGAGCTACGGGGCCGAGATAAAGTTTCCCCTTGAGGCGAAGGTGGAGGGCTACGACGAGATAAGCGTCTTTACAACGAGGCAGGACACGGTTTTCGGCGCAACTTTTATGGTCCTTGCGCCGGAGCACCCCCTGACAATAGCCCTCTCCAGGGGAACACCGGAGGAGAAGAAGGTCAGGGACTTCGTGGACAAGATGCTTATCACCGACAAGATAAAGCGCTCTTCGGAGGACTACGAAAAAGAGGGTGTGTTTTTAGGGGCATACTGCAAGAACCCCTTCACCGGCGCCAGGATGCCCGTTTTCGCCGCAAACTTTGCGCTTATGGAATACGGCACCGGGGCGGTCATGGCGGTTCCCGCCCACGACCAGAGAGACTTCGAGTTCGCCAAGAAGTACGACCTTCCCATAATCGTCGTCATCACCCCGAAGGATAAGGAGCTTAAGGGCGACGAGATGGAGGAGGCCTACGTCGAAGACGGGATATTGATAAACTCCGACAAGTTCAACGGCGCCGAAAACCGGAAGGCGATGGAAGATATCATAGCCGAACTCGATAAAAAGGGCCTCGGCAAAAAGACCGTGAACTACAGGCTTCGCGACTGGGGTATATCGCGCCAGCGGTACTGGGGGGCGCCGATACCGATGGTCTACTGCAAGGAGTGCGGCGTGGTTCCCGTTCCTGAAGAAAACCTTCCCGTCCTGCTCCCAACGGACGTCAACCTCAAGGAGGGGGGAGGGTCGCCCCTCGGCGACTATGAGGATTTTGTCAAGGTTGCCTGCCCCTTATGCGGCGGGGAAGCAAGGAGGGAGACCGACACGATGGACACTTTTGTCGAGTCCTCCTGGTACTACGCCAGGTTTTCATCACCCGGATACGACGTGGGGATGGTCGATAAAAAGAGGGTGGACTACTGGCTCCCGGTCGACCAATACATCGGAGGAATCGAGCACGCGATATTGCACCTCCTCTATTCGAGGTTCTACAGCCGGGTCATGAAGAAGTTCGGCCTGGTGAAATACAAGGAGCCTTTCACCAGACTCCTGACACAGGGGATGGTCATAAAGGACGGCGCCAAGATGAGCAAGTCAAAGGGGAACGTGGTCGACCCGGCGGATATGATCAAGAAGTATGGCGCAGACACAACAAGGCTCTTTATCCTATTCGCATCGCCCCCGGAAAAGGAACTCGAGTGGAGCGACCAGGGGGTCGAGGGATCGTTCAGGTTTCTCGCAAGGCTCTGGCGGATCGTAGTGGATAACCTCGACATCGTAGAGGGGGCGAAGTCGGCTTCCAAGGCGGACGGGGCGGATCTCTCCGACGCTGGCAGAAATCTGCAGAGGAAGATGCACCAGACGGTAAAGAAGGTGACGGAGGATATCGAGAGCAGATTTCATTTCAACACTGCCATCGCCTCGGTAATGGAGCTTGTAAACGAGATGTACGTTTTCATCTCGAAGATGGGAGAGGACAGGAAGCTCAGCGATTCAGACACCCTCGTCTTCAAGGAGTCGGTGGAAAAAGCGATCCTTCTCCTATCTCCCGCCGTGCCCCACATAGCGGAGGAGCTCTGGGAGGCGGTCGGAAACGCCCCGAGCGTCGTCAATGTTTCGTGGCCCGTCTACGACGAGGGGTTGGCCCGGGAGGAGGAGATCACTATAGTCGTTCAGATAAACGGCAAGGTGAGGAGCAGGCTTGTAGTGGGCGCGGGGCTTTCCGAAGAGAAGGTGAAGGAGAAGGCCCTCATGGATGAAAAGGTAAAGAAATACATCGAGGATGCCGAGATAAAGAACATGATCGTGATTCCAGAAAAGCTCGTCAGCATCGTAGTGGCCAAGTGA
- a CDS encoding 4-vinyl reductase, with product MGDKPVGAGMFEVNDDEEIWGLNRRFILFSNALFANIFERMESILGPVAKRQIYEVGYSSGILGAERLKPIFHGGIEQFKQHVNLSQALGWGKITKVEYDEKTGVAALEYPNTWESEGYKEVHGDKKPGVVTCFMSAGIAAGAISGALDVKYESEEVLCVSKGDNICRFVLTPMGEKRKVIK from the coding sequence ATGGGAGATAAACCCGTTGGTGCCGGGATGTTTGAAGTGAACGATGATGAGGAAATATGGGGGTTGAACAGACGCTTCATTCTGTTTTCAAACGCCCTTTTCGCCAACATCTTTGAGAGGATGGAATCAATATTGGGCCCCGTCGCAAAGCGCCAGATATATGAGGTGGGGTATTCATCCGGAATTTTGGGGGCGGAGAGGCTGAAGCCGATCTTCCATGGGGGGATAGAGCAGTTCAAACAGCACGTGAATCTCAGTCAAGCGTTGGGATGGGGGAAGATAACTAAAGTGGAATACGACGAGAAGACGGGCGTGGCGGCCCTGGAGTACCCAAACACGTGGGAGTCGGAGGGCTACAAGGAGGTTCACGGCGATAAAAAACCGGGGGTGGTAACATGTTTTATGTCCGCCGGGATAGCGGCGGGGGCGATCTCCGGGGCCTTGGACGTGAAATACGAGAGTGAAGAGGTGCTTTGCGTCAGCAAGGGCGACAATATATGCAGGTTTGTCCTAACGCCGATGGGAGAGAAGAGGAAGGTCATAAAATAG
- a CDS encoding TIGR04190 family B12-binding domain/radical SAM domain protein — MFRFPSPRADLILIHPPSVFDFRKRKILFGPISDVVPSTPAFEMYPIGFSSISEHLSKNDVSVRIVNLAYLMLTGKDFDVREFLSRLKARAFGISLHWLPHAHGAVELARLLKEIHPEVPVIFGGYSSTYFHEEIIELPYVDFVVRGDSTERALLSLMRAIKNGAKTAGELDDIPNLTRMKGGGVRVNDELIVEESLNDFSNNYLNLFRKSVKYFDIKGMTPIYDWWRYPITMMVTCRGCGENCVICGGSNFAMRKYLGRKKVAFRDPGLVARDILSLSRYTSAPIFVVGDLLQAGHDYAETLIKRMGKKRIANQMVFEFFNPAPEAFFEKVSRVFPNVNYEISPETHDDEVRKMSGKRYKTEAMEDSIGWALKHGAKKFDVFFMIGISGQDKKSVMETVEYSGYLMERFGKRLSPFISPLAPFVDPGSMAFEQPEKHGYKILFKSFSEHVEALNAPSWKYMLNYETKWLTRDGIVSATYDSGARMNELKLKGGHIDRETYLDVKGRLDRDVKLMSYIDKMCIPGRGGIEGIEGDRTLMERGIDLDDIGIVCGEEEIKWPVVRSGFRFFNIGIAIAFETIKRGIGKLCRAFLKRGSEME, encoded by the coding sequence ATGTTTAGATTTCCATCTCCAAGGGCGGATCTGATACTGATCCACCCCCCCAGCGTCTTTGACTTCAGGAAGAGGAAAATCTTGTTCGGGCCGATAAGCGACGTCGTCCCCTCGACGCCGGCGTTCGAGATGTACCCGATCGGTTTTTCCTCCATATCGGAGCATTTGTCGAAAAACGACGTCTCGGTGAGGATAGTGAACCTCGCCTATCTCATGTTGACCGGTAAGGATTTCGACGTTAGGGAGTTCCTTTCAAGACTCAAGGCTCGGGCCTTTGGAATTTCCCTCCACTGGCTCCCACACGCCCACGGGGCGGTGGAGTTGGCAAGGTTGTTGAAGGAGATACACCCGGAAGTCCCGGTGATATTCGGCGGCTATTCGTCCACCTATTTTCACGAGGAGATCATCGAGCTCCCCTACGTAGATTTCGTGGTGAGGGGGGACTCCACGGAGAGGGCGCTTCTCTCCCTCATGCGGGCGATAAAAAACGGCGCAAAAACAGCCGGAGAGCTTGACGATATTCCGAACCTTACCCGGATGAAGGGGGGCGGTGTCAGAGTCAACGACGAGCTCATCGTTGAGGAGAGCCTCAACGATTTTTCCAACAACTACCTGAACCTCTTCAGAAAGTCGGTCAAATATTTCGACATAAAGGGGATGACCCCCATATACGACTGGTGGCGCTATCCGATAACGATGATGGTGACCTGCAGGGGCTGCGGGGAGAACTGCGTTATATGCGGCGGGTCGAACTTCGCCATGAGAAAATACCTGGGGAGGAAAAAAGTCGCATTCAGGGACCCGGGGCTTGTGGCGCGCGATATCCTCTCCCTCTCCAGATACACATCGGCGCCGATATTCGTGGTGGGCGACCTCCTCCAGGCGGGTCACGATTACGCAGAGACCCTGATTAAGAGGATGGGGAAGAAAAGAATAGCAAACCAGATGGTCTTCGAGTTCTTCAACCCGGCGCCGGAGGCCTTTTTCGAGAAGGTCTCCCGCGTCTTTCCTAACGTGAACTACGAGATATCGCCGGAGACCCACGACGACGAGGTCAGAAAGATGTCCGGCAAGAGGTACAAGACAGAAGCGATGGAGGACAGCATCGGCTGGGCGTTGAAGCACGGCGCGAAAAAGTTCGACGTCTTCTTCATGATAGGGATCTCCGGGCAGGATAAAAAATCGGTAATGGAGACGGTCGAGTACAGCGGCTACCTGATGGAGAGGTTTGGTAAGAGGCTCTCCCCGTTCATCTCGCCGCTGGCCCCCTTTGTCGATCCCGGGAGCATGGCCTTCGAGCAACCGGAAAAACACGGGTATAAGATATTATTCAAGAGTTTTTCCGAGCACGTTGAGGCGCTGAACGCCCCCTCGTGGAAATACATGCTCAATTACGAGACAAAATGGCTCACGAGGGACGGGATAGTGTCGGCCACCTACGACTCAGGGGCGAGGATGAACGAGCTGAAGCTGAAGGGAGGCCATATAGACAGGGAGACATATCTCGACGTGAAGGGGCGCCTCGATAGAGACGTGAAGCTCATGTCTTATATAGATAAGATGTGTATTCCAGGCAGGGGCGGTATCGAGGGGATCGAAGGGGATCGAACCCTGATGGAAAGGGGGATTGACCTTGACGACATAGGCATCGTCTGCGGCGAGGAGGAGATAAAGTGGCCCGTTGTGAGGTCGGGCTTCAGGTTTTTCAACATAGGCATTGCGATTGCCTTCGAGACAATCAAGAGAGGCATAGGCAAACTTTGCAGGGCGTTTTTGAAAAGGGGAAGTGAGATGGAGTAA
- the cbiQ gene encoding cobalt ECF transporter T component CbiQ, protein MKHHFIDMESHIQSPIRRLNPKAKIITLTAIVFVVVTTPPAEMVSFFLYLTIALAMILASHIPITFFVKRLALVLPFIAVAVVAAPIIKGGDTVLTIPAGFTAIEVSRKGALVLFNVTSKSVLSVLFLSFLVSTTPFSDVIVGLRELRFPYFLSDALSFMYQYIFILIDEAEKISRARDARLYGGRWIWNSNIIGYMIGAIFVRSMERGERTYLAMKSRGYDTMLVTRKTGKLVLKDYLFIIIVLLTAIVIRINGALGITQI, encoded by the coding sequence TTGAAGCACCATTTCATCGACATGGAAAGCCACATCCAGAGTCCTATACGGAGGCTGAATCCGAAGGCAAAAATCATCACTCTCACGGCCATCGTGTTCGTTGTCGTCACAACCCCGCCGGCGGAGATGGTGTCATTTTTCCTGTATCTCACCATCGCCCTTGCCATGATCCTCGCCTCTCACATCCCCATAACCTTCTTCGTTAAGAGGCTTGCCCTGGTACTCCCCTTTATAGCCGTCGCCGTCGTTGCGGCGCCGATCATAAAGGGCGGCGATACAGTGCTAACCATTCCTGCAGGTTTCACGGCGATAGAGGTCTCCCGGAAGGGGGCACTTGTCCTTTTTAACGTTACATCGAAATCGGTCCTTTCGGTCCTCTTCCTGAGCTTTCTTGTGTCCACCACCCCATTTTCAGACGTCATCGTGGGCTTGAGGGAGTTGAGGTTCCCATACTTTCTGTCGGACGCCCTCTCGTTTATGTACCAGTATATCTTCATACTCATCGACGAGGCGGAGAAGATATCGAGGGCCAGAGACGCCCGCCTCTACGGAGGGAGGTGGATCTGGAACTCAAACATCATCGGGTACATGATCGGCGCCATCTTCGTCAGGAGCATGGAGCGGGGCGAGAGGACCTATCTGGCGATGAAGTCCAGGGGCTACGACACGATGCTCGTAACGAGAAAAACGGGGAAGCTCGTCTTGAAAGATTACCTCTTTATCATTATCGTCCTTTTGACAGCGATCGTCATAAGGATCAACGGGGCTTTGGGCATAACGCAGATATGA
- a CDS encoding ABC transporter ATP-binding protein, translating to MTTIKRKSRETPTSDGTALGEKKSSHDSCDIVIKNLSYTYPDGTEALFNIDLSIKSKESVAILGKNGAGKSTLLHTLPGLIMPKGEIEISGIRLTEKSVRDIRKKIGIVFQNPEDQLFCPTVYEDVAFGPNNMGLDDDEIDRRVRRAISAMGLSGLESRSAHHLSHGEKKRAALATILSMEPDIVAFDEPAANLDPEGVHSLKKIICGIDKTKLIITHNINLASDLATRAVVMDGGRIVADMPIGELISDKKRLKELKLLFD from the coding sequence ATGACTACAATCAAGCGAAAATCAAGGGAGACACCGACCAGCGACGGGACGGCTTTAGGAGAAAAAAAATCCTCACACGACAGCTGCGACATCGTTATTAAAAATCTGTCATACACATATCCGGACGGGACCGAGGCGCTCTTCAACATAGACCTCTCGATAAAGAGTAAAGAATCGGTGGCGATACTGGGCAAAAACGGCGCCGGGAAATCTACCCTTCTCCACACGCTCCCCGGCCTTATAATGCCAAAGGGGGAAATAGAGATTTCCGGCATTCGCCTCACCGAGAAGAGCGTCCGCGATATAAGAAAGAAGATCGGCATAGTGTTTCAGAATCCGGAGGATCAGCTCTTCTGCCCCACCGTCTACGAGGATGTCGCCTTCGGGCCGAACAATATGGGACTTGACGATGACGAGATAGACCGAAGGGTAAGGAGGGCGATCTCGGCCATGGGGCTTTCCGGCCTTGAGAGTCGCTCCGCCCACCACCTGAGCCACGGAGAGAAGAAGCGCGCCGCCCTCGCCACTATACTCTCGATGGAGCCGGACATCGTCGCCTTCGACGAGCCCGCCGCAAACCTCGACCCAGAGGGCGTCCACAGCCTGAAGAAGATAATATGCGGGATCGACAAGACTAAGCTTATCATCACCCACAACATAAACCTCGCCTCCGACCTCGCCACGAGGGCGGTGGTAATGGACGGGGGAAGGATCGTGGCCGACATGCCGATAGGGGAGTTAATATCGGACAAAAAGCGCCTCAAGGAGTTGAAGCTCTTGTTTGATTGA
- a CDS encoding histone deacetylase family protein, which yields MPKTKIVYHDKYLTDYPTASVEMPERARAIYREFSSHGYKFVTPKPAEESDILLVHTHRLLESEKRDRERYETALLSAGGAITASEIAIEGTPAFGLIRPPGHHASPDSNWGFCFFNNTAISIEKLIVQNKIERAVILDIDLHFGDGTDNFFKGRDDVAVVNVQSNYALEFLAMTKEGLEKSAPYDIVCVSAGFDRYVKDWGGTLDTNDYKIIGELVKEYSEKHAKGRRYALLEGGYYVKDLGINARSLVEGME from the coding sequence ATGCCGAAGACAAAGATCGTATACCACGACAAATACCTCACCGACTACCCCACGGCCTCAGTGGAGATGCCGGAGAGGGCACGGGCGATATACAGGGAGTTTTCGAGCCACGGCTACAAGTTTGTAACCCCGAAGCCGGCCGAGGAGTCGGACATCCTGCTCGTCCACACGCACCGCCTCTTGGAATCGGAAAAGAGGGACAGGGAGCGCTACGAGACCGCCCTTTTGTCCGCAGGGGGCGCCATCACCGCATCGGAGATCGCCATCGAGGGGACGCCCGCCTTCGGCCTTATCCGCCCACCCGGTCACCACGCAAGCCCGGACAGCAACTGGGGCTTCTGCTTCTTCAACAACACCGCCATATCGATAGAAAAACTGATCGTCCAGAATAAGATAGAGCGTGCGGTGATACTCGACATCGACCTCCACTTCGGCGACGGCACCGATAACTTCTTCAAGGGGCGCGACGACGTGGCGGTCGTAAATGTCCAGTCGAACTACGCCCTCGAGTTTCTGGCCATGACAAAGGAGGGGCTCGAAAAGTCGGCCCCCTACGACATCGTATGCGTCAGCGCGGGATTCGACAGGTACGTCAAGGACTGGGGTGGAACGCTCGATACCAACGACTACAAAATTATAGGGGAGCTGGTTAAGGAGTACTCCGAAAAGCACGCGAAAGGGCGGCGGTACGCCCTCCTCGAGGGGGGATACTACGTAAAAGACCTGGGGATAAACGCCAGAAGCCTGGTCGAGGGGATGGAATAG
- a CDS encoding metallophosphoesterase, with the protein MNDLKSFIIFLTIFLGVYFSMNSYVLLKGNLALQLKGVPFWVYIALFVTVSLAFPVSFFIRRLVENDISPLLTWIGSLWLGAIIYFFLIGLAVDFIRFFNYIFSYIPEVFYRNQLVIGRTLFVIVVLAVSALILAGYLHSKDVKVRRLDLAVDTLPVDSNPLKVVFVSDIHLGRMIGKDRLKGIVELVNGEGPDIILIGGDLFDEEADGLYHVREILSSFKAKYGAFAVLGNHEFYHGPDESTHFMESANIRVLRDKAVTVPGIVNIVGLDDYSDGWGRRARDEETLKEIIDSCDENLPTILMTHTPVYLDRFAALGVDLALFGHTHNGQFFPFNLVTDSIFKLSYGYGRVGDMHAYVSSGAGTWGPPIRVLTDVEIVKINLVTGKN; encoded by the coding sequence GTGAATGACCTGAAGTCCTTTATCATCTTCCTGACGATATTCTTGGGAGTCTATTTCTCAATGAATTCCTACGTCCTCTTAAAGGGGAACCTGGCTCTTCAGCTGAAAGGTGTTCCGTTTTGGGTATATATCGCTCTCTTTGTGACCGTGTCCCTTGCTTTTCCCGTGAGCTTCTTCATAAGGAGGCTCGTTGAAAATGACATATCTCCCCTTCTTACATGGATAGGGTCTTTATGGCTCGGGGCGATAATCTACTTCTTCTTGATTGGGCTCGCAGTGGATTTCATAAGGTTTTTCAACTACATTTTTTCCTACATCCCGGAAGTCTTTTACAGGAACCAGCTCGTCATAGGGAGGACGCTTTTTGTAATAGTAGTCTTGGCGGTGTCCGCACTGATATTAGCGGGATACCTCCACTCAAAGGACGTAAAGGTGAGAAGGCTCGATCTCGCGGTAGACACCCTCCCTGTCGATTCAAATCCGCTGAAGGTTGTCTTCGTGTCTGACATACACCTCGGGAGAATGATAGGCAAAGATCGTCTAAAAGGGATTGTGGAGCTGGTAAACGGAGAAGGCCCAGATATAATCTTAATCGGGGGAGACCTCTTTGACGAGGAGGCGGACGGGCTTTACCACGTCAGGGAAATCCTGTCGTCATTTAAAGCGAAATACGGGGCATTCGCTGTCTTAGGAAACCATGAGTTTTACCACGGACCTGATGAATCGACCCACTTTATGGAGTCGGCGAATATCAGGGTTTTGAGGGACAAAGCTGTGACTGTCCCCGGGATTGTAAATATCGTGGGACTCGACGACTACTCCGACGGTTGGGGGAGGAGGGCGAGGGACGAGGAGACCCTGAAAGAGATTATAGATTCGTGTGACGAAAACCTCCCCACCATCCTCATGACCCACACCCCCGTCTACCTCGACAGGTTCGCCGCGCTGGGCGTTGACCTGGCCCTCTTCGGCCACACCCACAACGGGCAGTTTTTCCCCTTTAATCTCGTCACGGACTCGATTTTCAAGCTGAGCTACGGGTACGGAAGGGTGGGGGATATGCACGCCTACGTGAGCAGCGGCGCGGGGACGTGGGGACCGCCCATCAGGGTCTTGACGGACGTGGAGATTGTCAAGATCAATCTGGTTACGGGGAAAAATTAG
- a CDS encoding substrate-binding domain-containing protein, with amino-acid sequence MAFAGIALSAETLILASTTSTDNTGLFGYIHPDFTKKTGITVYVIAVGTGKALEIAKNGDADVVMVHARELEDKFIADGYGVNRKDVMYNDFVIIGPKDDPAGIKGMKSPAEALKKIAESDVVFVSRGDKSGTHVKELDIWKLAGVDPQGQKWYIETGRGMAETLIMINDIEKAYTLCDRATYNSFTADGKIDFPILVEGDPILFNPYGVIAVNPKTYPHVNYDGAMKYINWITSKEVQKMIGNFKDKNGNPLFIPDAK; translated from the coding sequence ATGGCGTTTGCCGGAATCGCCCTTTCGGCCGAAACACTTATCCTTGCAAGCACCACCAGCACCGACAACACGGGGCTCTTCGGCTACATTCATCCTGACTTCACCAAGAAAACCGGTATCACGGTCTACGTTATCGCCGTCGGCACCGGGAAGGCCTTAGAGATCGCCAAGAATGGCGACGCCGATGTCGTCATGGTGCACGCCAGGGAGCTGGAGGACAAGTTCATCGCCGACGGTTATGGCGTAAACAGAAAGGACGTTATGTACAACGACTTCGTGATCATCGGCCCGAAGGACGATCCCGCCGGTATCAAGGGAATGAAGTCCCCCGCCGAGGCCTTAAAGAAGATCGCCGAATCGGACGTAGTCTTTGTGTCGAGGGGCGACAAATCCGGAACACACGTAAAGGAGCTCGATATCTGGAAGCTTGCCGGAGTCGATCCTCAAGGACAGAAGTGGTATATAGAGACAGGACGGGGAATGGCGGAAACCCTCATCATGATAAACGACATCGAGAAGGCCTACACACTCTGCGACAGGGCGACATACAACTCCTTTACGGCGGACGGCAAGATCGATTTTCCGATATTGGTCGAGGGTGATCCGATCCTGTTTAATCCCTACGGAGTTATCGCCGTTAATCCAAAGACCTATCCCCACGTAAATTACGACGGAGCCATGAAGTATATCAACTGGATCACCTCGAAGGAGGTCCAGAAGATGATAGGCAACTTCAAGGATAAAAACGGCAATCCACTTTTTATACCGGACGCAAAGTAG